The genomic window AAGGGTTTGACGCTGCAGGAACTGGAAGAATTTATGGCGGCGCTGGGAGAACCTGCATACAGAGCCAGGCAGATTTTTAAATGGATTTATAAGGGCGTAACCCGGTTTGAATTGATGACCGATTTGCCAAAAAACCTTATGCAAAAATTAAACGATAAAGCCCGCATAAGCATGATAGAAATATACAGGAAGATTGAATCTTCTTTGGACCAGACTATCAAATATGTTTTTTTACTGGAAGATGGCAATATGGTGGAAGGCGTAAAAATGGAGTATTCCTTCGGTATGAGCGCCTGTGTTTCAAGCCAGGTAGGATGCCGCATGGGTTGTGCCTTCTGTGCTTCTGCCATTGGGGGGATGGTCAGAAACCTCACAGCCGGTGAAATGGCTGATGAAGTTCTGGCCATCGAAAAAGACACCGGGAAAAAAGTGGGTAGGGTGGTGGTAATGGGCAGCGGAGAGCCTCTTTTAAATTATGATGAACTGATCAAATTTTTAAATTTGCTAAATTCTCCTCTGGCTTTCAACATCAGTTTCAGGAGAATAACCATATCTACCTGCGGCATCGTGCCGGAAATAATCCGGCTGGCCGATGAGGGGATTCCGGTAACCCTGGCGGTTTCCCTTCATGCCCCCGATGACAGCCTGCGCAACAAGCTCATGCCTGTAAATCGTAATTACCCAATTTTACAATTGTTAGATGCGTGTAAATATTATATAATAAAGACAAAACGCCGCATAACTTTTGAATATGCTCTCATATCACAGGTAAATGACACCATAGAATGCGCACAAAAGCTTTCAAGGCTCTTAAAGGGAATGTTGTGCCATGTAAACCTGATACCGCTAAACGCAGTTAGGGGAAAGGGTTTTGAAAAGAGTAAGCCTGATCAGGTTGCCGCTTTTAAAAACATACTATCAAATAGCGGGATTTCCAATACAGTAAGAAGAGAAATGGGTGCAGATATTGAAGCCGCCTGCGGTCAACTCAGAAGAAGTATTTTAGACGAGGTGAAATGATGATATTTTCTGCAAAAACCTGTGTTGGTAGAGTAAGATCCAACAATGAAGACGCTTTTTATGTTCCCCCGAAAAATGGGAATTACCCTGAACTTTTTATGGTGGCCGATGGCATGGGGGGGCACCGCGGTGGCGAAGTAGCAAGCCAAATGGCGGTTAAAGAGGTATCGGATTATATAAATGCCCGTTTTTCGAAGGATTTCAATGAGGACCTGATAAAAGCTATGATAAATGATTCCATAATGGAGGCAAATAGAAAAATATTGATGGCGGCAATGGACCATGAAGAATGGGCAGGCATGGGCACAACGCTTACCATGGTTCTCTTCCTTGGGAAAAAAATATTCATTGGCCATGTAGGTGACAGCAGGGCATACATGATAAGGAACAATACCATTACACAACTGACAAGAGATCATTCACTGGTGTGGCAGCTTATGGAAGAGGGAAGACTTACCCTGGATGAGACCAGGACTCATCCAATGAAAAATATCATTACAAGAGCCCTGGGCACCGATAGAGTGCTGGAGCCTGACTTTTTAGAATACGACCTGGAAAAGAATGATATAATTGTTCTGTGCAGCGATGGACTTACAAACATGCTGGAAGACGATGAGATTAAAAATATTGTTTGCGGTCAAGAACTCGAAACGGCAGCCGAAATGTTGATACATGCGGCAAATCTGCATGGTGGAATCGACAATATTACGGTAGAGTTAATCAGAGCAGATTAGCATGGAGTGATGAACATGATTGAAAAAACACTGGGAAACCGGTATACAATTCTTGAGGAAATTGGTGGCGGAGGTATGGCGGTAGTATATAGAGCCCGTGATACCCTGCTGAACCGGATAGTAGCCATAAAGGTTTTACGCCCCGAGTTTTCCGGGCATAATGATTTTGTCAGGAGGTTTAGAAGGGAGGCTCAGGCTGCAGCCAGCCTTTCTCATCCCAATATCGTAAGCATTTATGATGTAGGCCAGCAAAATGGGCTTTACTATATTGTAATGGAATACATTGAAGGCAAGACATTGAAAGAGCTTATAAAATTGAAAGCTCCCATGCCGCCCATGGAAGTCATCGAGATAGGAAAGCAAATTTGTGATGCCCTGGAATGTGCCCATAAAAACAAGATAGTACACCGGGATATCAAATCCCACAATATAATTATTACTCCCGAAGGAAGGGTAAAGGTGGCTGATTTCGGCATTGCTAGAGCAACCGCCGATACAACTATCACAAATACAGGCAGCGTGTTTGGTTCTGTTCATTATTTTTCTCCAGAACAAGCAAGAAGTGATATGGTAGATGAACGCTCCGATATATATTCCCTTGGAGTGGTGCTATACGAAGCCCTGGCAGGCAAACTCCCCTTCGAGGGTCAAACCCCTGTGGCCATTGCATTAAAGCAAATACAGGATAGTCCCTCACCTATTTCAAATATAATACCGGGTTTTCCTGAAGAACTGGAGGCCATTATTGAAAAATGTATGGCCAAGTCACCGGATGAAAGGTTTCAGAGCGCTGCAGAACTTAAAAGGGAGTTAAACGAAGTCTCTCAGCACTCCGATATTGTAAACTTTAAGCCATCGGAACTGGAGCATACATTGGTTCTGAACAATACTCAAAAAGAGCAATTTTCAAAAACTTCTCCGAAAATCCAGAACTCCGTTTCCCGAAAAGCCAGGAAGTCATCAATCTTTAGAAATATAGCCATAGTTTTATTAGTAATAGCATTGTTTAGCGCGTTTTCGTACCTTGGCGCCGTCTGGGCCCGAAAATATTTTGAGGTGCCTGAAGTCAGCGTTCCAAATGTCATAGGTAAATCCGAAGAAGAAGCATCAGCCGAACTTGCCCAAAAGAATCTTAAATATACTGCCGATAGAGTTTTTGACAAAGCGCCTGACGGACAGGTAATTGATCAGGACCCAAAGGGAGGAGAAACTGTCAAGGTGAATCATCCTCCTATAAGCCTTGTCATCAGCAAGGGGCCGAAAACCAGCAAGGTTCCCAGGATTGTCGGCTCGAGCGAACAGGATGGTATTGCTATGCTGACTAATAACGGTTTTGCAGTGGGCAGTATCTCCAGGGAATATTCCGATGAATTTCCCGAGGGTGTAATCCTCGATCAGAACCCCAGGGCGGACCTATCACTTCCTGAAGGAACTGCCATAAATTTCACCGTGAGCCTTGGCCCTGAAATAAAACAGTCAAATACACCTGTATTAATAGGCAAGACACTGGATGATGCAAAAAAACTACTGGAAGAACAGAAATTACAGATAGGTACCATCACCAAAAAATCCAGTGATGCCGTTCCGGAAAACACAGTTATGGATCAAAGCCCCAGACCCGGTGACCCCATAGGTCCGGAAGGAACCGTAGACCTTGTTGTAAGCAGCGGTCCGCTAAAAATAAAAAAATTAAATTTAAGCATACCTTTGCCTTCAAAACCCTCAGAGTTTGCCATCAAGGTTATTGTATCGGATGACCTCGACGAAAACCGGCTGGTATATAATAAAAGGCATACTCCCCAGGACAGCCCCTTAATTATTCCCATTGAAGGGGCAGGGGTTATGAATGTGGAAGTATGGCTTGACAATACACTACTTCTAAAAGAATCCTATTGATTCGATATTTTTTAAGGGAGAGGTTTGCCATGATTAAAATTGCTCCTTCTATATTATCAGCGGATTTTGCTTGTTTAGGGGAAGAGGTTAAAAAAGTAGAAGATGCCGGAGCCGATCTTCTGCACATTGATGTTATGGATGGTCATTTTGTCCCGAATCTTACCATCGGGCCTCCTGTCATATCGTGCCTGAAAGGCAGGACCTCTCTACCTTTTGATGTGCATTTGATGATTGAAAATCCGGAAAAATATGTGGATGACTATATAAACGCTGGGGCTCAAATACTGACTGTCCATATAGAGGCCAGCGTTCATATTCACAGGTTGCTGGGCTATATTAAAAGCAAGGGAGTGACCCCCGGCGTTGCATTAAATCCGGGTACACCCCTGGCGGACCTCGAATATATTCTAGACCAGGCTGGTATGATACTGATAATGAGTGTCAACCCGGGGTTTGGAGGACAAACGTTTATTCCTCAAATAAAAGACAAAATTAAAGCCCTGAAGGCCATGTTGAATTCCATGAGTCTTGACATTCCCATAGAAGTGGATGGAGGAATAAACGAGAAAAATGCGAAAGAGATCATAGAAGCCGGAGCGGATATCCTGGTAGCGGGTTCGGCTATATATAATGCACCTGATCCATCAAAAGTAATAAGGCATATGAAAGAAAAAAACCCCCTGTAAGGGGTTTTTTTGTGTCAGAAACAAATGCTCATGAATATAAATAATATATGAGGATTTTCAGGACCGGGGGGGTGGCGAAGTGTGGAAAAGACTGGATTTTAAGAAGATCCTGGGAATTGTAGCAGCTATATCGGGAGCGGCGATCTTGATTTTAAGCATGCCTTCGTGGATATGGATGATGGCTCTGGGCGGTTTTTTAATCTGGTTCGGGTGGATATTATTTACTACCAATCGGTAAAGGGGGAAGGTATATGCGTATCTATGTTTTGAAATTACCCAAAGGCATAGGCCGGATTGTTAAAAAGATACTGGGGTTGTTCGGGCATAAGAATGAGTAAAAATAAAAGCGTGCTGGAAATGCACGCTAATTTTATTGGGCTCTCTGGACCTTTCCTGAACGAAGGCATCTCGTACAGATGCTTATTCTTTTAATGGTACCGTTGACATTTACCTTTACACGGCGGATATTCGGGGCCCACACTCTCTTAGACCTTATATGGGAATGGCTGAGCTGAATACCTTTTCTGGGAAGTTTACCACAGATCTCGCACTTTGCCACTTTTGCACCTCCTTTACATACAAAGCTATTTTACCACATAAATGAAGGCTCTGCAATAAATGAATCTAAGTTGTTAAAAAAAAGTTAAAAATGTATTATAATAGATTTAGAAGCACGGTGTTTCTTTAAAAAAAGGAAGGGAGGTACCACCTTGAAAAATATTATAAAGAATAGCCTGGGAGAAATCGAAATATCTAGGGAAGTAATAGCGCTTCTAGCAGGCAATGCGGCCATGGAATGTTACGGTCTGGTTGGCATGGTTTCCCGTAAAATGAGCGACGGTATAACCGAACTCCTGGGGAGGGAAAATCTGGGTAAGGGAGTGGAAGTCCAGTTAACCGATGACAAGCTAGTAATTGATTTATACATAATAGTTCAATACGGTACCAAAATAAATGAAGTTGCCAGCAATGTCATTGAAAAGGTGCATTTTAACCTTAAAAACATACTGGGTTTTGATCCCGACAAAATAAATGTGGTAGTTCAGGGAATAAGGATAAAGTAAATTGGGAGGTTTTTGGTTTTGAGTTACAACAGAATCAATGGGCACCTATTAAAAAAAGCAATTATACATGCGGCTTACGTTTTAAGACAGAATAAAAAAGTGGTGGATGCGTTAAATGTGTTTCCCGTACCCGATGGAGACACCGGAACAAATATGTCCCTCACAATGGACCAGGCTGCGGGTGAACTGCAAAAACTTCAGTCGGATGAGTTAAAAAAAGTTGTGGATACAGCGGCCTGGGGTTCGTTGATGGGAGCCAGGGGTAACTCCGGAGTCATACTTTCACAGCTTTTCAGAGGTTTTTCTCAAAGTATATCTTCCAATAAACAAAGCATATCTCCCCTGGAATTCGCCCAGGCTTTTAAAAGTGGGGTAGATTCGGCTTACAGAGCGGTTATCCGTCCCGTTGAAGGGACAATACTGACGGTGGCCAGGGAAATGGCTGATAAAATGCTGGCAGATTCCAGAAAAATCGATGATATGGAAAAAATTTTTGCCAATGCATTGAGTTACGGTGAAAAAATTCTGGCCAAAACTCCCGAAATGCTGAAAGTATTAAAAGAAGCAAAAGTGGTGGATGCAGGTGGAAAAGGCCTAATTTTTTTAATGCAGGGATTTCTGGAGGCTCTTGAAAATCCTGATTTAACGGAAAGTGCTTTGGAACAAAAAGCGGAAAAGACCGATGCATTTGAATTCAGAGATGCTGAAGATACAATCAAATTTACTTACTGTACCGAACTTTTTATCAGGGGAAGGGATATCGATCTGGATTTACTTAAACAGGAGCTTTCCGACCTCGGCGACTCCATTATTGTTACGGGCATGGAGGGTGTTGCAAAGATACATATTCATTCCAATCATCCCGGAGAGGTTATGGAAACGGCCTTAAAGTGGGGAGAACTATCCAATATCAAGGTAGACAACATGAAAATCCAGCACAGGGAACTGATTAAAAAACAGGAAACAGACGTTTCGCATGATGTTGAGGATATGCACCAACCCCAAAAAACCGAAAAGAAAACAGGTATTGTTGCGGTTTCCCAGGGCCAGGGGTTGAAAGACATTTTCATAAGTCTCGGTGCCGATGATGTGATTGAAGGCGGGCAGACCATGAACCCCAGTACCGAAAACATATTGTCAGCCATCGAAAAAGAGCCTTTCGAAAATGTCATAATTCTTCCAAACAATAAAAATATTATAATGACTGCCGAGCAGGTAAAACTCATAAGTAAAAAAAATATTTATGTGCTGCCCACAAGGTCGGTGCCTCAGGGAATAGCGGCCCTGCTGGCTTTTAATCCAATGCTTTCTATAGATGATAATCTGGCCGGCATGAGTCAAAACATTAAAAATGTTGTGACAGGTGAAGTCACTTATGCCGTGAGGGATTCCCAGTGGAACGGGACTAAAATAAAACAGGGAGATGTAATCGGCATAAAGGATGGCCAGCTAATCGTGGTGGAAAGGGATAAGGAGAAAGTATTGCTGGCTTTGATAGATGAAATGGTCCGGGGTAAGGAGTACGGAATAATTACTATATATTACGGACAGAATGTCGATGCTTCATCCATACAAAACATAAGTGATGAGCTTTCGGCAAAATATGCTAATTTTGACATTGAATATTATAACGGAGGCCAGAGCCTGTATTATTATATTGTTTCTGTGGAGTAGATAGGCGAGGTGGTCCTTTTGGAGTTGTCATCCGAAATAAAAAATATAAAGGGTGTAGGGCCTACAAGAGCTAAATTATTAAATAGACTGGGGATAAAAACTGTCGAGGATGCTTTATTTTTTTTCCCAAGAGACTATATCGATCTGATGCCTTTGAAATTTTCGCAGGGCAGTGAGGAAAAAACCGGCGCCTTTCCGTGCATAGTAAAAGACTCGGCCATAGAAAAAAAGGCAAAATCGGGAATCCGACTTACACTGGTGCCGGTATCTGATGGAAAAAATAAAGGCCATGCGGTTTTTTTTAACCAACCGTACATAAACAGGAATTTTCGCCGCGGCGACAGACTTTTGTTGATAGGGAAAGTCAGAAAAAACTATGGGGAATACGAGATAATAAGCCCTGAGTGGCAAAAATTTGATAAAAATAATCCCATTACACTGGACAGAATCAGCCCCATATATCCTCTCACCAAGGGGCTTTCTCAAAAAATATTGAGACAGATTATGAAAAGTGCGCTAAAAGAAATTTCCGAAATACAGGAAATCTTACCTGAAGATATTATTAAAAAATTCAATTTGATTTCCAGAAAAGAAGCTCTAAAAAATATACATTTTCCTATAAGTTTTGAAATGCTGGAAAGAGCCCGTGTCAGGTTTATTTTTGAGGAACTTCTCCTGTTTCAATTGGCTATGGCACAAACCCGGCGAGAGTTTGTCGGTGATAAAAGAAAAAATGTATATACCAATTTTGATATAACCCCTTTTTTGTCCACACTTCCGTTTACACTGACTCCCGGTCAGGAAAAGGTTATCGGGGATATAATAAGCGATTTAAAAAGTGAGCAAAATATGAACAGGCTTATACAGGGCGATGTGGGTTCCGGTAAGACTGTAATTGCCAGCATTGCGCTGTATTTGGCCGTGAAAAATGGTCTGCAGGGCGCTTTTATGGCTCCCACGGAAATCCTGGCAGAACAGCATTTTCTAACCTTGGAAAAATTCTTGAGTCCCCATAGAATAAAAGTGGACATATTAAAAGGTGGGATATCCAGAGCCGAAAAAGACCGTATTCTTGAGAATTTAAAAAAAGGCAGTACCGATGTGATTGTTGGAACCCATGCTATAATTCAGCAGGATGTGGAGTTTTTTAAACTTGGAATGGTGATAACCGATGAACAGCACAGGTTTGGTGTGAAACAGAGGCAAGAACTGGTTAAAAAGGGGTATTACCCCGATATACTTGTAATGAGCGCCACACCCATTCCCAGGACTCTGGCACTGGTATTGTACAGCGACCTTGATATTTCTGTCATAGATACCGTTCCTTCGGGACGACAGGAAGTTGATACATATGTAGTGGGAAACGATATGAGGAAAAGAGTTTATGATTTTATGGCCCGGGAAGTTGAGAAAGGCCATCAGGTGTTTGTGGTCTGTCCTGCCGTGGAAGAAAACGATCTGAATGTTTCAAACGTGGAAGACCTGGGCGCACGCTTAAAAAAAGAATACCCGGCTTTGAAAATCCAGGTATTACATGGGAAAATGAAAAATGACGATAAAGATAGAATTTTAAAAGATTTCCTTTTAAAAAAAATTCAGGTGCTGGTCTCCACTACCGTGGTTGAAGTGGGAGTGGATGTGCCGTGGGCCACACTAATGATAGTGGAAAATGCTGAAAGGTTCGGTATGGCACAACTGCACCAACTAAGGGGTCGGGTTGGCAGGAGCCATTTAAAATCCTACTGTATTTTGATATCCGATTCAAAAGAAGAAACCGCCAGGTCTCGTCTGAAGTATATGATGAAAAGCCATGACGGTTTTGAAATATCTCAGATAGACCTTGAAATGAGAGGCCCGGGAGAATTTCTCGGGGTCAAACAGCATGGCTTTTTTGAGTTCAAGCTTGCAAATCTTATAAGGGATGTCAGGCTGCTCGAAAGTATAAAATTGCTTGCCTCAGATATAGTAGAAAAAGGCTACCTGTTACTTCCAGAGTATAAGGACCTTGCTAAGGTTCTTAAAGAAAAAATGAAAATTTAAAAAATTCTAAATGCACTGATTGGCTTGAAAGGTATATTGTTCTAGTATATAGACTTTTACACGGGTTATATTATAAGTACGATAGTAAAGGAGGTGACAAAAATGGCATTAGGACAAAAGAGAAATAAACTCGTAATCCCTGAGGCCAACAAGGCTATGGAGCAGTTCAAAACAGAAGTTGCCAGGGAAGTTGGTATCACCGCTCCTGCTGACGGCTATTGGGGCAACTATTCATCGAGGGATTGTGGCGCTGTTGGAGGCCACATGGTAAGAAGAATGATCGAGGACTACGAAAGACGTTTGAGTGGTGGAGGCACAACTCAATAAAATAGAAATTTATAAAAAGAACAGACTCAGGATTGAGTCTGTTCTTTTTTATCATGCGGCTAGTTTTGTAAAATTAAATGTCGGCAGCCATGCTGCCGACATTGGGAGAGGAGAAACCGGAGGAAGAGCTTATGGGGAAAGTTTGTTACGTTAATATTATCTACAAATATAAAGATAATTATACAATTAAACCCAAAAAAATAAATTTTTTTTTATTCGTTTTAAAGAGTTGTGTAATATGTTAGAATATATCCTAGACATAACAATGGATGGTGCCTGTTATGAGGATTGTAGGTGGAATTCATCGTGGCAGAAAAATAAAATCTCCCCGGGGAAGGACCACCAGGCCCACTCCGGATATGGTCAGGGAAGCACTGTTCAATATATTAAACCAGAAAGTAGTGCAATGCCGCTTTCTGGACATCTTTGCGGGAACGGGTGCGGTGGGCCTTGAGGCTTTGAGCAGGGGGGCGGATTTTGCGGCTTTTATAGAACAAGACCACGTGGCCTGTAAAGTGATTTTTGAGAATCTCAAAAATCTAAATTTGCTCAGTAAAGCCGAGGTTTTATGTTACGATGCTATGGAAAGCATGAAAAAACTGGAGAAAAAAGATGAATCTTTTGATATAATTTTTTTAGACCCGCCCTATTATAAAAACGAAATCAATCCATGCCTTGAATATTTACGCTATTCTAGAATTTTAAAACCGGAATCCGTTATTGTTATTCAGCATGCATGGGATATTTCTCTTGAATACGACGGTTTTGTGTATATAAAACAAAAAAAATATGGTAAGACAATTCTGTCTTTTTTGATTAAGGAGGAAAAATCGTGAGTACAGCTATATACCCCGGAAGTTTTGATCCAATAACTTATGGCCATTTAGACATTATAGAAAGGAGTGCAAGGTTTTTTGATAGGTTGATTGTCGCAGTTTTATCAAATCCGCAAAAACAACCTCTTTTCACCGCTGAAGAAAGGGTTGAAATGATTCGAGATTCTGTAAAACACATTTCCAATGTGGAAGTGGAAAATTTTCAGGGCCTTCTGGTAGATTTTGCAAGACTAAAAAAGGCAAGAATTATAATCAAAGGGCTCAGGGCGGTATCAGATTTTGAATATGAACTTCAAATGGCTCTTATGAATAAAAAGCTTGATGATGATATTGAAACCTTTTTTATGATGACCAGTGCAAAATACTCGTATCTTTCTTCCAGTGTAGTTAAAGAGGTGGCAAGATTCGGGGGGTGTATCCGTAATCTTGTACCCCCTGTGGTGGAAAATCATTTGAAACAAAAATTGATTTCGTTAGAATCAAAATCTACTAAATAGTATTGGGGGTTTTTCAATGGAATGCTATAAAATAATTGAGCAAATTCAGGAAATCATAAATTCGAGTTCTAAGATTCCTTTTTCCAACAAGGTTGTCATTGACCAGGCACAAATACTGGATTTAATTGATGAGCTTTTGAGATTACTGCCCGATGATTTGAAGAAAGCCCAGCGGATAATTGAAGAACGCCAGCAGATTTTAATAGAAGCACAAAAAGAAGGCGAAATGATAATTAAAGAGGCTAAGAATCACATTGAAAAAATGGTAAATCAGGAAGAAATAATCAAACTGGCCAAGGAAAAATCTGAACAGATACTTTCATATGCAAAACAAACTGCCCGGGAGATACGGGCAGGAGCCAACGACTATGCCGATGAAGTCCTGAGCCAGTTAGAACAGCACCTGGAAAAGGTGCTTGAAACCGTGAGAAAAGGAAGGGAAGAATTGAATCAAAAAAGATAACTATTTTTTTATCACTTTAAAGCCTACTACCTCGAACCCCTTTAATAGATGGACAATAACCGAAATAAATAAAACCAGAATGAACAACAATATGAAAACTTCTGTAGAAATCTTGAAAATGGAAATCCAGCTTTCTGAATTAGGCTGGGGAACGGCGGCAAAAACGGGCATCACAAGTGAATTATAACTATTTATAGGAACAACCATTAAAAGATAAGTTACTATTCCCGCAAGAACGGCATGTAAAACCCTGGCAATAATATAAGGGGCTATTCGAATATCGGTATCGCTTACCATGCTTATGACCTGGAAATGAACAGACAATCCGCTCCAGGCAATTATGCTACTGGCTATAATAACTCTCTGCACCAGAGGAGCTGTGGCGGCACTGGCCAATTTTGTACCAAGAGTGATTTCGAAGATACCGCTGAGTATGGCAGGAGAAAGACTTACATCCAATCCTAAAATGTTTAGCATAATGTTTATAACAGGGCATATCATGCTTATAAATCCTGCTACGGTGACTATTCTGATTAAAACAGAAAAAAGTATGATAAATCCCAGGATAAGGAGCATGGAGTTTATGGAGTCTTTTATACAATCCCCCAGTAATTGGCCAAAAGGCCTGTTATCTTCTTTTCGTGCCCTTAAAAGTTCACGGGTAGCCTTTAAAAAAATACTCTCGCGTTTATTTATGAAAGCCACCGTTGGAGTTATCTCGGCCTTTGGAGCATAAAATCGCATGATAATACCCAGCAAAACGGCCGAGATATAATGTGAAATGGCAATTATAGAACCCAGCCTCACGTCATTGAACATTCCCACCGCCACTGCTCCCACCATGAAAAGAGGATCGGCGGTGTTTGTAAACGACATAAGGCGTTCGGCTTCCCGGGCATTACATAGTTTTCTTTTTACCAGTTTACCTGTTAGCATTGCACCCACCGGATACCCGCTGGCCAGGCCCATAGCCATAACAAAGGAACCGACTCCCGGTACATTAAAGAGAGGCCGCATAAATGGCTCCAGCAAGACTCCCATAAAATGAACCACACCCAGGCCCATCAAAAGCTGTGAACCTATAAAAAAAGGCAGCAAAGCCGGGAGAACCACATTGAACCAGACAT from Biomaibacter acetigenes includes these protein-coding regions:
- the rsmD gene encoding 16S rRNA (guanine(966)-N(2))-methyltransferase RsmD translates to MRIVGGIHRGRKIKSPRGRTTRPTPDMVREALFNILNQKVVQCRFLDIFAGTGAVGLEALSRGADFAAFIEQDHVACKVIFENLKNLNLLSKAEVLCYDAMESMKKLEKKDESFDIIFLDPPYYKNEINPCLEYLRYSRILKPESVIVIQHAWDISLEYDGFVYIKQKKYGKTILSFLIKEEKS
- the ylbJ gene encoding sporulation integral membrane protein YlbJ — its product is MSLKISGKRISKLYQLLLPAVAVIITVSIVRYPDDAFDAAVEGLDVWFNVVLPALLPFFIGSQLLMGLGVVHFMGVLLEPFMRPLFNVPGVGSFVMAMGLASGYPVGAMLTGKLVKRKLCNAREAERLMSFTNTADPLFMVGAVAVGMFNDVRLGSIIAISHYISAVLLGIIMRFYAPKAEITPTVAFINKRESIFLKATRELLRARKEDNRPFGQLLGDCIKDSINSMLLILGFIILFSVLIRIVTVAGFISMICPVINIMLNILGLDVSLSPAILSGIFEITLGTKLASAATAPLVQRVIIASSIIAWSGLSVHFQVISMVSDTDIRIAPYIIARVLHAVLAGIVTYLLMVVPINSYNSLVMPVFAAVPQPNSESWISIFKISTEVFILLFILVLFISVIVHLLKGFEVVGFKVIKK
- the coaD gene encoding pantetheine-phosphate adenylyltransferase; amino-acid sequence: MSTAIYPGSFDPITYGHLDIIERSARFFDRLIVAVLSNPQKQPLFTAEERVEMIRDSVKHISNVEVENFQGLLVDFARLKKARIIIKGLRAVSDFEYELQMALMNKKLDDDIETFFMMTSAKYSYLSSSVVKEVARFGGCIRNLVPPVVENHLKQKLISLESKSTK
- a CDS encoding ATPase, with the translated sequence MECYKIIEQIQEIINSSSKIPFSNKVVIDQAQILDLIDELLRLLPDDLKKAQRIIEERQQILIEAQKEGEMIIKEAKNHIEKMVNQEEIIKLAKEKSEQILSYAKQTAREIRAGANDYADEVLSQLEQHLEKVLETVRKGREELNQKR